A window from Kovacikia minuta CCNUW1 encodes these proteins:
- a CDS encoding lipopolysaccharide biosynthesis protein — protein MLIQKLRGLSSDQFVRNLGWLGAAELTNRVFRLLTTVTLARVFTPYDYGMVSVIYTVFDIAGSLSLTSGIRAKIVQADEEDVEQICNTSYWLFWIICGSLFIVQCLAAYPIARFYQNNQLILPICVVGLIFLTYPTFLVQAALIERENRLKVIAWCAASQAIVANIILVVLALLGLKVWAVVWSMVLSFPVWIIIANLNQPWRVSKSFNLASWQELISFSGKILGAELLFKFRLNVDYLIVGRFLGLEALGLYFFAFNAGLGISQSILNSLSAAWYPNYCQVRGDLQQLHKRFVNSFKTIAAVVVPVVLLQTSLAHFYVPIVFGAKWSGAVPILVLICLSAIPLAMSMSTSQLLRSVDKTNLDFGWNLFFTGFFVVSLLLAVPHGIFWVAATVLITQVIAVPAFTFWVNRLVFSAKTL, from the coding sequence ATGCTAATTCAAAAATTAAGAGGTTTATCGTCTGATCAATTCGTTCGGAATTTGGGTTGGCTAGGAGCTGCGGAGCTAACCAATCGCGTGTTTCGGTTGCTGACGACAGTGACATTAGCACGGGTATTCACGCCCTACGATTATGGCATGGTATCGGTCATCTACACGGTCTTCGACATTGCAGGTTCTCTCAGCCTCACTTCTGGAATTAGAGCCAAGATTGTACAGGCAGATGAGGAAGATGTAGAACAAATTTGCAACACATCCTACTGGCTATTTTGGATTATTTGTGGTTCCCTCTTTATTGTTCAGTGCTTAGCTGCTTATCCAATTGCGCGGTTTTATCAAAACAATCAACTGATTTTGCCCATCTGTGTTGTTGGTTTGATCTTTTTAACCTACCCCACGTTTCTGGTGCAGGCTGCGTTAATCGAAAGAGAAAATCGCTTGAAAGTCATTGCCTGGTGTGCAGCTTCGCAGGCGATCGTGGCAAATATCATTCTTGTTGTTCTGGCACTTCTGGGCTTAAAGGTTTGGGCAGTCGTATGGTCTATGGTTCTAAGCTTCCCAGTTTGGATTATTATTGCTAATTTGAACCAGCCTTGGCGAGTTTCCAAGTCGTTTAATTTGGCAAGCTGGCAAGAACTCATTAGCTTCAGCGGCAAGATCTTGGGAGCTGAACTACTGTTCAAGTTCAGGCTCAATGTGGATTATTTAATTGTTGGGCGGTTCCTGGGGCTTGAAGCATTAGGGCTATATTTCTTTGCATTCAATGCGGGGTTAGGGATTAGCCAAAGTATTTTGAATTCTTTATCTGCTGCCTGGTATCCAAACTACTGCCAGGTTCGTGGCGATTTACAGCAATTGCATAAACGGTTTGTTAACAGCTTTAAAACAATTGCTGCGGTTGTTGTTCCTGTTGTTTTGCTACAAACGAGTTTGGCTCATTTTTATGTGCCCATTGTATTTGGGGCAAAGTGGAGTGGTGCGGTTCCAATTCTGGTGTTAATTTGTCTGTCGGCGATTCCCCTCGCCATGTCTATGTCCACTTCCCAGCTCCTGCGTTCAGTGGATAAAACTAACCTCGATTTTGGTTGGAATTTATTTTTCACTGGCTTTTTTGTCGTTTCTTTACTACTTGCTGTTCCCCACGGAATCTTTTGGGTGGCAGCTACGGTATTAATCACTCAAGTCATTGCGGTTCCTGCGTTTACTTTCTGGGTTAATCGGTTGGTTTTCTCTGCAAAGACTCTGTAA
- a CDS encoding serine acetyltransferase, producing the protein MGNLIHDIFQDWDINQDTSFKSRYALSLFRLVQASRTLPNYLAWITLLLRAIYQILVEWILGIELPWDTQVGKNLKLHHGVALVVNHETVIGDNCVLRHATTIGNKTRSDGTVSVSPKIGNNVDIGSNVVIIGPITVGNNSVIGAGSVVVRDVPEGAVVVGNPARVLRILEPTHSPSVCKEELSTLELETASDGFGGLSQP; encoded by the coding sequence ATGGGTAATCTAATTCACGATATTTTTCAGGATTGGGACATTAATCAAGACACTAGTTTTAAATCTCGATATGCGCTCTCGCTCTTTCGACTCGTGCAAGCATCCAGAACCTTGCCAAACTATCTTGCCTGGATCACCCTACTTTTGCGAGCAATTTATCAAATTCTGGTGGAGTGGATCTTAGGAATTGAACTACCTTGGGATACTCAGGTAGGGAAAAACCTTAAACTTCATCATGGTGTAGCACTGGTGGTGAATCATGAAACTGTAATTGGCGATAATTGTGTCCTCAGGCATGCCACAACGATCGGAAACAAAACGCGTTCTGATGGAACTGTAAGTGTTTCACCCAAAATTGGGAATAATGTAGATATTGGGTCGAATGTTGTAATCATCGGGCCAATTACAGTCGGAAATAATTCCGTCATTGGGGCAGGCTCTGTGGTGGTAAGAGATGTCCCTGAAGGTGCTGTTGTTGTTGGCAACCCAGCAAGAGTGTTGCGAATATTAGAACCCACCCATTCACCATCTGTATGTAAAGAAGAACTGAGTACACTCGAATTGGAAACAGCTTCAGATGGCTTTGGAGGTCTATCTCAGCCATGA
- a CDS encoding glycosyltransferase family 2 protein, translated as MSDRLPRVSVGLAVYNGENYIREAIDSILAQTFEDFELIISDNASTDKTQEICLEYAARDQRIRYDRADRNRGAAWNQNRVFELSTGTYYKLAAHDDVIAPDYLAKCVAVLDQNPAVVLCHSWTRSINEKSEIVEDLGDGSFIPESSKLKRLVKGFI; from the coding sequence ATGAGCGATCGGCTGCCGCGTGTAAGTGTAGGACTGGCGGTTTACAATGGCGAGAATTATATTAGAGAAGCAATTGACTCAATTCTGGCGCAGACCTTTGAGGATTTTGAGTTAATTATTTCTGATAATGCCTCAACGGATAAAACCCAGGAAATTTGTTTAGAGTATGCTGCCAGGGATCAGCGCATTCGTTATGATCGAGCCGATCGCAACAGGGGAGCTGCCTGGAATCAAAATCGTGTGTTTGAGTTATCTACCGGAACATATTACAAGCTAGCTGCCCATGATGATGTGATTGCACCAGACTACTTAGCGAAGTGTGTTGCGGTGTTAGATCAAAATCCTGCGGTCGTGCTCTGCCATTCCTGGACGCGATCGATCAACGAAAAAAGCGAGATTGTGGAAGATTTGGGGGATGGCAGTTTTATTCCCGAATCATCTAAGCTGAAGCGGTTGGTCAAAGGGTTTATTTGA
- a CDS encoding glycosyltransferase family 2 protein: MPKVTVVIPAYNSIKYLPQTLESVLRQTFTDFEVLIVNDGSSDQIEQWAAQLVDPRVRLISQENQGVSAARNAGIAQAKGEYVAFLDADDLWEPTKLAKQVQCLDSNPEVGLVHTWMFFADEQGKSTGRVLCSDAEGWVWERLAEKNLVACSSVMVRRFCFEWVGTFDPNLKINEDWDLWIRIASRCRFAVIKEALVYYRQLPTSISKNYRVMEAAFHTVIERTFESASLDLQLLKSRSYGHAYLCLAWKALQSADRDYKLAILFQKEALAHYPKIRSSKENLRLSLAIGMMRSFGHNKYAKALGVLYTFRRRLSAKPKLSSAK; this comes from the coding sequence ATGCCGAAAGTTACTGTAGTCATTCCAGCCTACAACTCAATTAAATACCTCCCCCAAACGCTAGAAAGTGTTTTGCGCCAGACCTTTACTGATTTTGAAGTGCTAATCGTCAACGATGGTAGTTCAGATCAGATTGAGCAGTGGGCAGCACAGTTGGTTGACCCCCGCGTAAGGCTAATTTCCCAGGAGAATCAGGGCGTTTCCGCTGCTCGTAATGCAGGGATTGCCCAAGCGAAGGGGGAGTATGTTGCCTTTTTAGATGCAGATGATCTGTGGGAACCCACGAAGCTTGCCAAGCAGGTGCAATGTTTAGATAGCAATCCTGAAGTAGGTTTGGTACATACCTGGATGTTTTTTGCGGATGAGCAGGGCAAATCAACAGGCAGGGTACTGTGCTCTGATGCGGAGGGCTGGGTTTGGGAACGGCTTGCCGAGAAGAATCTGGTGGCGTGTTCTTCGGTGATGGTTCGTCGGTTTTGCTTTGAATGGGTTGGAACCTTTGACCCAAACCTGAAGATAAACGAAGATTGGGATCTGTGGATTCGAATTGCGTCTCGCTGTCGCTTTGCCGTCATCAAAGAAGCTTTAGTTTATTATCGTCAACTGCCTACCAGTATTTCTAAGAACTATCGAGTCATGGAAGCAGCCTTCCATACTGTGATTGAACGTACATTTGAGTCAGCCTCTTTAGATTTGCAGTTACTTAAAAGCCGCAGCTATGGGCATGCCTATCTCTGTCTTGCCTGGAAAGCATTACAGAGTGCTGATCGTGACTATAAATTAGCAATCTTATTTCAAAAGGAGGCATTGGCGCATTATCCAAAAATTCGGTCCTCTAAAGAGAACCTTCGCCTTAGTTTAGCGATCGGGATGATGCGATCATTTGGTCACAATAAGTATGCAAAAGCCTTAGGAGTGCTGTATACATTTCGTCGTCGTCTTTCGGCTAAACCTAAGCTGTCCTCAGCCAAGTAA
- a CDS encoding SLBB domain-containing protein yields the protein MRTIGLICSAALAVALGFELGAYAETAQAQTSIAQSTESQSAVSLKPGDRVRITVVGFQELSGDQMVLSDGAVELPLAGRINVGRLTPNQAVARITEALLPYIRRPQVGLTVVSVSPLRVSVTGEVLRPGPRLLTPPSPVNFSDNNSYPSNLRDTTAIKLSDVLVQAGGVTPSADIRNVVLRRFASDPASSDKSKLVKTETRIDLWQAIQTGNLGADLPILDGDEIVVPTAQISRADQQQLLTSTVAPTKINVQVGGQVQRPGRIEIEPNAEVNDAIGAAGGLTDKADYGEIELIRMTPEGRLEKKKLAFGTPSGPLMNGDLVVVKKSTGSKITDLLGSLFGPVVSPFIYLLR from the coding sequence ATGAGAACGATAGGATTGATCTGCTCTGCTGCTCTGGCAGTTGCTCTAGGGTTTGAACTGGGTGCTTACGCTGAAACAGCACAGGCGCAAACCTCGATCGCCCAATCTACGGAGAGCCAAAGCGCTGTTTCTTTGAAGCCAGGCGATCGAGTTCGGATAACGGTTGTTGGGTTCCAAGAGTTATCTGGGGATCAGATGGTTCTTTCGGATGGGGCTGTTGAATTGCCGTTAGCGGGACGAATCAATGTTGGTCGCCTCACCCCAAATCAGGCAGTAGCAAGAATTACGGAAGCTCTCTTGCCCTATATCCGTCGCCCTCAAGTTGGGCTTACAGTTGTCAGTGTTAGTCCGCTTCGAGTGAGCGTGACAGGGGAAGTGTTACGACCAGGACCACGGTTGTTAACCCCTCCTAGCCCTGTCAACTTTTCAGATAACAATAGCTATCCATCTAATTTACGGGATACAACAGCAATCAAGCTTAGTGATGTGCTGGTTCAAGCAGGTGGGGTTACTCCCAGTGCCGATATTCGTAATGTTGTGCTTCGTCGCTTTGCTTCAGATCCTGCTTCTTCTGATAAGTCAAAGCTTGTTAAAACTGAAACAAGAATTGATTTGTGGCAGGCGATTCAAACGGGAAATTTGGGGGCAGATTTACCAATTCTTGACGGTGATGAAATCGTCGTTCCAACCGCTCAAATATCAAGGGCAGATCAACAGCAATTGCTAACCTCTACGGTTGCCCCCACCAAAATTAACGTGCAGGTTGGTGGACAGGTTCAGCGCCCTGGAAGAATTGAAATCGAACCGAATGCTGAAGTAAATGATGCGATCGGTGCTGCCGGTGGGCTTACAGATAAAGCCGACTATGGGGAAATTGAGCTGATCCGCATGACTCCAGAAGGTCGTTTGGAGAAGAAAAAACTAGCCTTTGGAACTCCCTCCGGTCCCTTGATGAATGGTGATCTGGTTGTTGTGAAGAAATCTACAGGCAGCAAGATTACGGATCTATTGGGAAGCCTCTTCGGTCCAGTTGTTAGTCCCTTCATATATCTATTGAGATGA
- a CDS encoding histidine triad nucleotide-binding protein — protein MSEATETIFSKIIRKEIPADIVYEDNLAIAFRDVNPQAPVHILVIPKQPIAQLSDAESKDHALMGHLLLTAKRVAEQEGLTNGYRLVINTGSDGGQTVYHLHLHILGGRQMSWPPG, from the coding sequence ATGAGTGAAGCCACCGAGACGATCTTCAGCAAGATTATTCGCAAAGAGATTCCCGCCGATATTGTCTACGAGGACAATTTGGCGATCGCTTTCAGGGATGTTAATCCCCAGGCTCCGGTTCATATTCTGGTCATACCAAAACAGCCGATCGCCCAACTTTCTGATGCGGAGTCCAAAGATCATGCGTTGATGGGGCATCTTCTGCTGACCGCCAAGCGGGTTGCCGAACAGGAAGGGTTGACCAATGGCTATCGGCTTGTGATCAACACCGGGTCTGATGGCGGACAAACGGTTTATCATCTCCATCTGCACATTCTGGGAGGTCGCCAGATGAGTTGGCCACCCGGATGA
- a CDS encoding O-antigen ligase family protein — protein MLTERRRNPLSHPAFWLAAIGVVIGIAAGLLAGVEPLYLGLLMAVAAVLIFFFISFEQAVIGFLILRSSLDIFSAQQIPAVFAIAVDALTLLYLVVQLFRKQPIQVDKFFWIFATWVVFQGLWVVLLPVGGLGLDASYLPDAIREWARLFSWLMVYLLVMQLRGKVPPERVISLLFLGLILPLTVGALQTFLPQSILPTMLAAKAAADSPFGEASRISGTLGHSNTFATFLLLFISLTCWKVKQEKNRLPWILLLTVILFFYVGTKALFSLMMLSVFVLVLIVPKVSPVKLLGGILLIGVVITLFASTEFGQARLGSIANTPLLNPDIDISRAILLSAGDRNSFNWRIAQWTYLLDQWKEFPIFGFGLGTSIYVSTNKLLPHNDYVRALIEGGIVGLITFLSFLGVQALYLIRLIRSTPIQSSQSDLCLSLLAVLVAIPVGMLTENIWSHTTLFFYWWTIFSVVSWDWGRRSLQRKETMLAEA, from the coding sequence ATGTTGACAGAACGTCGCAGGAACCCTCTTTCCCATCCTGCCTTCTGGCTGGCAGCAATAGGCGTTGTAATTGGTATTGCCGCAGGCTTGCTGGCTGGAGTTGAACCGCTTTATTTGGGGCTGCTAATGGCGGTGGCAGCAGTATTAATCTTTTTTTTCATCAGCTTTGAGCAAGCAGTTATTGGATTTCTCATTCTGCGCAGCTCGCTGGATATATTTTCGGCTCAGCAGATTCCTGCGGTGTTTGCCATTGCTGTCGATGCCCTGACACTCCTCTATCTGGTCGTTCAACTCTTTAGAAAGCAACCGATTCAAGTCGATAAATTCTTCTGGATTTTTGCTACATGGGTCGTTTTTCAAGGGTTATGGGTCGTACTTTTACCTGTAGGTGGGCTGGGACTTGATGCTTCTTACTTACCCGATGCAATTCGTGAATGGGCACGTTTGTTTTCCTGGCTAATGGTCTACCTGCTGGTCATGCAACTGAGAGGCAAAGTTCCTCCTGAAAGGGTAATCTCTCTTCTATTTTTGGGTCTCATCCTACCCTTGACGGTAGGAGCATTACAAACATTCCTGCCACAGTCAATTCTGCCGACAATGCTGGCTGCTAAGGCTGCCGCTGATTCACCCTTTGGAGAGGCTTCTCGAATTAGTGGAACGCTTGGTCACTCTAATACGTTTGCGACATTTCTTTTGCTTTTTATTAGTTTGACCTGCTGGAAGGTTAAGCAAGAAAAAAATCGATTGCCCTGGATTCTGCTGCTGACTGTGATTCTCTTTTTCTATGTAGGTACGAAAGCACTGTTCAGCTTGATGATGCTGAGTGTATTTGTGCTTGTTTTGATTGTGCCTAAGGTCAGCCCTGTTAAATTGCTGGGAGGAATACTTCTGATTGGGGTGGTAATTACCTTGTTTGCCAGCACTGAATTTGGGCAGGCTCGTCTTGGCTCGATCGCCAATACTCCGTTATTGAATCCAGATATTGACATATCGAGAGCAATTCTTCTTTCAGCGGGCGATCGTAATAGTTTTAACTGGCGGATTGCCCAGTGGACTTATCTATTAGATCAATGGAAGGAATTTCCTATCTTTGGTTTTGGTTTGGGAACCAGTATTTATGTCAGTACCAATAAGCTCCTGCCCCACAACGATTACGTTCGCGCTCTGATTGAAGGAGGAATTGTCGGATTAATTACTTTCCTCTCCTTTCTGGGAGTTCAGGCGCTCTATCTCATTCGGTTAATCCGTTCAACTCCCATTCAAAGTTCCCAGAGCGACTTATGTTTATCTTTGTTAGCCGTATTGGTTGCCATACCTGTTGGCATGCTGACCGAAAATATTTGGAGTCATACCACCCTGTTCTTTTACTGGTGGACGATATTTTCAGTTGTAAGTTGGGATTGGGGCAGACGAAGCTTACAGCGGAAAGAGACGATGTTAGCTGAGGCGTAA
- a CDS encoding glycosyltransferase family 4 protein encodes MKIAVIGSKGLPPKQGGIEHYCAEVYPRMVAQGHSVDLFARSSYLGLPWFSQTNYRGVRVISLPSPNLKGIDAFISSALGAIAARGNRYDIVHFHALGPSLFSWLPNVASSAKVVVTCQGLDWQRAKWGKLSSRLIFLGEKTAVRFADGMIVVSDALGSYFKQTYGRETVYIPNAPASYDESDPAFTYGTSLGLEKGRYIIFIGRLVPEKCPDLLIKAFQTLRPLGWKLVLAGGNSDTESYITELGNLSMSSSDILFAGELRGSRLAEIVRGAGLFVLPSNLEGLPLAMLEAMQEGVPVLASDIPPHRQLLGEDRGLLFQAANLDSLVKRLNWALHNSEAMMAMSEKAKEYVKLHYNWDRITDDNLRLYKALSGQSKGSVISDKVKASV; translated from the coding sequence ATGAAAATTGCTGTTATCGGTTCCAAGGGTTTGCCTCCCAAGCAAGGGGGCATTGAGCATTACTGCGCTGAGGTTTACCCACGCATGGTTGCTCAAGGGCACTCTGTTGATTTGTTTGCCCGATCGTCCTACCTTGGTTTGCCCTGGTTCAGTCAAACCAACTACCGGGGAGTTCGGGTTATCTCTTTGCCCTCTCCAAATTTGAAGGGAATTGATGCCTTTATTAGTTCGGCTCTGGGCGCGATCGCCGCTCGCGGAAATCGATATGATATTGTTCACTTTCATGCCTTAGGACCTTCCCTATTTAGCTGGCTACCCAATGTCGCTTCCTCCGCAAAAGTTGTTGTAACCTGTCAAGGATTAGATTGGCAAAGGGCGAAATGGGGCAAATTGTCTAGCCGTCTAATATTCCTGGGGGAGAAAACGGCTGTGCGCTTTGCTGATGGAATGATTGTTGTTTCTGATGCGCTCGGCTCCTATTTCAAGCAGACTTATGGCAGGGAGACAGTCTACATTCCGAATGCTCCAGCAAGCTACGACGAGTCTGACCCAGCGTTTACTTATGGGACTTCCTTAGGGTTAGAGAAGGGACGCTACATCATTTTCATCGGCAGGCTTGTACCTGAAAAATGTCCTGATCTTTTGATCAAAGCATTCCAGACGCTTCGCCCATTGGGATGGAAATTGGTTCTTGCCGGTGGCAATAGCGATACTGAATCCTACATTACAGAGCTAGGTAACCTTTCAATGTCGAGTTCAGACATCCTGTTTGCTGGTGAATTGCGAGGAAGTCGTTTAGCTGAAATTGTCCGAGGGGCAGGATTATTTGTTTTGCCATCCAACTTGGAAGGCTTGCCGCTGGCAATGCTAGAAGCAATGCAGGAAGGAGTTCCAGTACTTGCGAGTGATATTCCTCCCCATCGGCAACTTTTAGGCGAGGATCGAGGTCTACTGTTTCAAGCTGCAAACCTGGATTCGCTGGTTAAACGCTTGAACTGGGCACTCCATAATTCTGAGGCTATGATGGCTATGTCTGAGAAGGCGAAAGAGTACGTGAAACTTCACTACAATTGGGACCGAATAACTGATGACAATTTAAGACTGTACAAGGCTTTATCTGGACAGTCTAAGGGATCGGTAATCAGTGATAAAGTGAAGGCTTCTGTTTGA
- a CDS encoding histone deacetylase family protein, translating into MPKFQLLYETLLADGIADSSQFHIPERPPQEWIEFVHTSEYVQAYCQGTLDPKAQRRIGLPWSPALVNRTCVAVGGTILTATLALQHGLACNTAGGTHHAFPSYGSGFCIFNDMAIAAQLLLKQNLAQKILVVDLDVHQGDGTAHIFQNEPRVFTFSMHCETNFPGTKQRSDLDVPLPEGMEDDAYLQTLDRYLPDLLSQVKPDLVLYDAGVDPHVGDRLGKLALTDTGLFRREMQVLNTCLSQGYPTACVIGGGYADDLPALVYRHSLLHRAASEVYRRFRL; encoded by the coding sequence ATGCCCAAGTTTCAGTTGCTCTATGAAACGCTGCTGGCAGACGGAATCGCCGATTCATCGCAATTCCATATTCCCGAACGTCCCCCCCAGGAGTGGATTGAGTTCGTTCATACCTCAGAGTATGTCCAGGCATACTGTCAGGGTACACTTGACCCCAAAGCCCAGAGACGAATTGGCTTGCCCTGGAGTCCAGCCTTGGTCAACCGTACCTGTGTTGCAGTTGGAGGCACCATTCTGACCGCAACCCTGGCTCTGCAACACGGACTCGCATGCAATACTGCGGGGGGAACCCATCACGCCTTCCCCAGTTATGGATCAGGGTTCTGCATCTTCAACGATATGGCGATCGCAGCGCAGCTTTTGCTGAAGCAGAACCTCGCCCAAAAGATCCTGGTTGTGGATTTAGATGTCCACCAGGGCGATGGTACCGCCCATATTTTTCAAAATGAACCCAGAGTCTTTACCTTCTCCATGCATTGTGAGACAAATTTTCCTGGAACCAAACAGCGAAGTGACCTGGATGTACCCTTGCCAGAAGGGATGGAGGATGATGCCTACCTGCAAACCCTCGATCGCTACCTACCCGATTTACTCTCGCAGGTGAAACCAGACCTGGTATTGTATGACGCAGGCGTTGATCCCCATGTGGGCGATCGCCTCGGCAAACTCGCCCTCACTGACACCGGGCTTTTCCGGCGCGAAATGCAAGTCCTCAACACCTGCCTTTCCCAGGGTTATCCCACTGCTTGCGTCATTGGTGGCGGCTATGCTGATGATTTGCCCGCTCTGGTCTACCGCCACTCCCTGCTCCACCGTGCCGCCAGCGAAGTTTACCGCCGATTCAGGTTATAA
- a CDS encoding GumC family protein, producing the protein MNKLSLPSFRLKRHLWPALATFASVIGASFAYLLTASPIYETTARLILDERRVSVSELGRTLSEVPNSVPGGPSPIATQAELVKSQQVLRRSLDQVFGQGSGESLNNAPTVEKLTKDLRVKIIPATNILELSYKNQNPELAKKLLNAITEAMVEEDARSIRLEASSVRKFLETKVPEEQAKLEQAEVAESQYRRASGIISPVPQTESLVNGLATIEEQERTLLAQIREARTRGNLLQRVTGVNALTNAYTAIRLGQDEELKKLRSSLLDAEAAVIDKQSRLGDKHPDLLAAIDQRDATRALYARQLARIIPESRGTNSSGVSDQISADLISKFITGEVERNALESRLQAVQAERSKLRARIAQFPITQQPLAALVRQREEAENSLKLLQGKLEEARIAEAQLVGNVRIIDRAETPSSPAAPKPSMVLVVAVFAGALLAAGVVLLLELLDDTIRDEADVEALLKLPVLGVLPKLPLDLENHLDTFLDNPALVEPYRRLLKTIESRGGKRPGAILINSATAGEGKSNVAACLGAVATMSLNRTLIMDADLRHPLQHKFFNLPSSPGLSEFILGSKGLDEAAHLTSIDKLSVMPHGQLPDRPSALLESPAMANLLKDATASYDLVMVDTSPMSDYADAITLSRYTDGILLVVHPNVTPKGPLVRAVAELRESGASILGVVMNETSDPKDNYSNYIEQSQPPARTLRSPLAQDEPIGISKVKGTSATIQEKVQE; encoded by the coding sequence ATGAATAAACTCTCATTGCCATCATTTAGATTAAAGCGGCATCTGTGGCCAGCTTTAGCAACGTTTGCTTCAGTGATTGGCGCTTCGTTTGCCTATTTATTGACTGCTTCACCCATTTATGAAACCACTGCAAGGCTTATCCTTGATGAAAGAAGAGTTAGTGTTTCTGAATTAGGGCGAACACTTTCTGAGGTACCGAATAGTGTGCCAGGTGGTCCAAGCCCGATCGCAACGCAGGCTGAGCTGGTTAAATCCCAGCAGGTTCTAAGAAGATCTCTGGATCAGGTTTTTGGTCAGGGAAGCGGAGAATCACTCAATAATGCTCCAACTGTTGAGAAGTTGACCAAAGATTTACGTGTCAAGATCATTCCTGCAACGAACATTCTTGAACTCAGTTATAAAAATCAAAACCCTGAGTTGGCTAAAAAGCTGCTGAATGCAATTACAGAAGCAATGGTCGAGGAGGACGCCCGTTCAATACGCTTGGAAGCGTCTTCGGTCCGGAAATTCCTAGAAACTAAAGTGCCTGAAGAACAGGCAAAGTTAGAGCAGGCTGAAGTTGCCGAAAGCCAATATCGGCGAGCCAGTGGAATTATTTCTCCAGTTCCGCAAACGGAGAGTTTGGTCAATGGTTTGGCAACTATTGAAGAACAGGAACGAACCTTACTGGCGCAGATTCGGGAAGCAAGAACAAGGGGAAATCTGCTTCAACGGGTTACTGGGGTTAACGCACTCACCAATGCCTATACCGCTATTCGTCTCGGTCAGGATGAAGAGCTTAAAAAGCTGAGAAGTAGCCTCCTGGATGCCGAAGCCGCTGTGATTGACAAGCAGTCTCGGTTAGGGGATAAACATCCGGATCTACTGGCAGCGATAGACCAACGGGATGCAACGCGGGCATTGTATGCACGGCAACTTGCTCGCATTATTCCAGAAAGTCGGGGAACTAATAGTAGTGGCGTTTCTGATCAAATCAGTGCAGACCTGATCTCTAAGTTTATTACCGGTGAGGTAGAGCGGAATGCCCTTGAAAGCAGGTTGCAGGCCGTACAAGCCGAACGAAGTAAGTTGCGTGCCAGAATTGCCCAATTCCCCATCACACAGCAACCTCTGGCTGCACTCGTGCGACAACGGGAAGAGGCGGAAAACTCGCTTAAACTATTGCAGGGAAAACTGGAGGAAGCTCGCATTGCTGAAGCGCAGCTTGTGGGGAATGTTCGCATCATCGATCGGGCTGAGACGCCCTCTTCTCCAGCCGCGCCTAAGCCCTCTATGGTATTGGTTGTCGCTGTCTTTGCGGGTGCTCTATTAGCTGCTGGAGTTGTGCTCCTGTTAGAGCTTCTAGATGACACAATTCGGGATGAAGCGGATGTAGAAGCATTGTTAAAGCTTCCTGTGTTAGGTGTTCTTCCTAAACTTCCCCTTGATCTGGAAAACCATCTGGATACTTTCTTAGATAATCCAGCGCTTGTTGAGCCTTACCGCAGACTCCTGAAAACCATAGAATCCCGTGGGGGCAAGAGACCAGGAGCGATCTTAATCAACAGTGCCACTGCTGGGGAAGGAAAATCAAATGTAGCTGCATGTCTGGGGGCTGTGGCAACAATGTCGTTAAATCGAACGTTGATTATGGATGCCGATTTAAGGCACCCCTTGCAACATAAGTTTTTCAATTTACCCTCTAGTCCTGGTTTATCTGAATTCATTCTCGGCAGTAAGGGGTTAGATGAAGCTGCCCACCTTACTAGCATTGATAAGCTCTCAGTGATGCCGCATGGGCAATTACCTGATCGTCCTTCAGCGCTTTTAGAATCGCCTGCAATGGCCAATCTTTTGAAAGATGCCACCGCCAGCTATGACTTGGTGATGGTGGATACTTCACCCATGAGTGACTATGCCGATGCAATCACCTTAAGTCGCTACACGGACGGGATTTTGTTAGTTGTTCATCCAAACGTTACGCCTAAAGGTCCACTCGTTCGAGCTGTAGCTGAGTTAAGAGAAAGTGGGGCATCTATTCTAGGCGTTGTTATGAATGAAACTTCAGATCCAAAGGATAACTACTCTAATTACATAGAGCAGAGCCAACCACCAGCCAGAACTTTGAGGTCTCCCCTTGCTCAGGATGAGCCAATTGGAATTTCTAAAGTAAAGGGAACTTCTGCCACGATTCAGGAAAAAGTTCAAGAATAG